A DNA window from Borrelia sp. HM contains the following coding sequences:
- a CDS encoding TatD family hydrolase, with protein sequence MKLNFERSVFFNKLVDTHVHFDELNKNSIDVHYVINECFRNGFSYLIDVGLHPSDFYGRKKLLDIYSNILLTAGIHPLNKALREDFELLERILAEEKVAAIGEIGLDYFKSDNKKEQIEVLNIQLDFAKKYKKPVILHVREAYDDICNIIKSFNLTSRGILHCYSGTYEYAKKFIDLGFKISFAGNLTFKNSDSLRSVLKKLNLKDILIETDSPFLAPVPLRGNINAPIFLGYICLEIVKIKNCDLDSVVSVLYDNFEDLFKDSTCKVLA encoded by the coding sequence ATGAAGCTTAATTTTGAAAGATCTGTTTTTTTTAATAAGTTAGTAGATACTCATGTTCATTTTGATGAACTGAATAAAAATTCTATAGATGTTCATTATGTTATTAATGAATGTTTTAGAAATGGATTTTCTTATTTAATTGATGTTGGATTGCATCCTAGTGATTTTTATGGGAGAAAAAAACTCTTAGATATTTATTCAAATATTTTACTAACAGCTGGAATTCATCCCTTAAATAAGGCTTTAAGAGAGGATTTTGAATTGCTTGAAAGGATTTTAGCGGAAGAAAAAGTTGCTGCTATTGGTGAAATTGGTCTTGATTATTTTAAATCAGATAATAAAAAGGAGCAAATTGAAGTTTTAAATATTCAGTTAGATTTTGCTAAAAAATATAAAAAGCCCGTTATTTTACATGTAAGGGAGGCTTATGATGATATTTGCAATATAATTAAATCCTTTAATTTGACAAGTAGAGGAATATTGCATTGTTATTCTGGTACTTATGAATATGCTAAAAAGTTTATTGATCTTGGATTTAAGATATCTTTTGCTGGTAATTTAACTTTTAAAAATTCAGATTCTCTAAGATCAGTCTTAAAAAAATTAAATCTTAAAGATATTTTAATTGAAACAGATAGTCCATTTTTAGCTCCAGTTCCTTTAAGGGGAAACATAAATGCTCCAATTTTTTTAGGATATATATGTCTTGAAATTGTAAAAATTAAAAATTGTGATTTGGATAGTGTTGTATCTGTATTATATGATAATTTTGAAGATTTATTTAAAGATTCAACCTGTAAAGTGTTGGCTTAA
- a CDS encoding tetratricopeptide repeat protein: MLDKKLLDDFEDISQISDNELLDVTEKSKRGYQLIKEERLPEAEELFNDILEKDDDNNYALVGLGDIERKKLNFGKAIIYYQRCLAKHSNNNYALFGLGDCYRSLDDYKKATDIWEEYLKYDPENITVLTRIASSYRKLKNFQKSRQSYLRVLELVPDNDYALVGIGHLYYDFKEYKEALKYWLKMYEINQVKIDVRVLTSIGNCYRKLKEFGKGIYFFKKALGISPNNFYAIFGLADCYRGNKEYDEALKYWLSIIERDPKNNLVLTRIGDTYRYLRDYENSQIYYKRALDVDFDIFAILGLALLQKDQGQYEEALTAIKNLIKTNPKNSILYVNAAECYEALGQIENAIDILSNFLQLGMKNVTVIDYINNLRNKLD, translated from the coding sequence ATGTTAGACAAGAAACTTTTAGATGATTTTGAGGATATCTCACAAATTTCTGATAATGAGCTTCTTGATGTTACTGAAAAATCCAAAAGGGGATATCAGCTGATAAAGGAAGAGAGACTTCCTGAAGCAGAGGAATTATTTAATGATATCTTAGAAAAGGATGATGATAATAATTATGCTCTTGTTGGACTTGGTGACATTGAAAGAAAAAAACTTAACTTTGGTAAGGCTATAATTTATTATCAAAGATGCCTTGCTAAACATTCAAACAACAATTATGCACTTTTTGGTTTAGGAGACTGTTATAGAAGTTTAGACGATTATAAAAAGGCTACAGATATATGGGAAGAGTATTTAAAATATGATCCTGAAAATATTACAGTTCTTACAAGAATTGCTTCTTCTTATAGAAAATTAAAGAATTTTCAAAAATCTAGACAATCATATTTAAGAGTCTTAGAGCTTGTACCTGATAATGATTATGCTCTTGTTGGTATTGGACATTTGTATTATGACTTTAAGGAATATAAGGAAGCATTGAAGTATTGGCTTAAAATGTATGAAATAAATCAAGTTAAAATTGATGTACGTGTTTTAACTTCAATTGGTAATTGTTATAGGAAATTAAAGGAATTTGGTAAAGGAATTTATTTTTTTAAAAAGGCTTTAGGAATTTCTCCTAACAACTTTTATGCTATTTTTGGACTTGCTGATTGCTATAGAGGAAATAAAGAGTATGATGAAGCTTTAAAATATTGGCTTTCAATAATAGAACGAGACCCAAAAAATAATTTGGTTTTAACGAGAATAGGGGATACATACCGATATTTAAGAGATTATGAAAATTCTCAAATTTATTATAAGAGAGCTCTTGATGTTGATTTTGATATTTTTGCTATACTGGGTCTTGCATTGCTTCAAAAAGACCAGGGGCAGTATGAAGAGGCCTTAACAGCTATTAAAAACCTGATAAAGACCAATCCTAAGAATTCAATATTGTACGTAAATGCTGCTGAGTGTTATGAAGCATTAGGTCAGATTGAAAATGCTATAGATATTTTATCAAATTTCTTGCAACTTGGAATGAAGAATGTTACTGTTATTGATTACATTAATAATCTTAGGAATAAATTGGATTAA
- the prfA gene encoding peptide chain release factor 1, which translates to MFLKKLNPIEDKIKLLEEKLQDANLIKNQKEYSKIVKEYNYLEKIKEKKEEYENILNQIDMNQKILLEEKNLEMKELLEQELTNLDLKKDEIEHAIKLLMLKQDENDSKNIIIEIRAGTGGEEAALFANNLYEMYIKYSEKKKWKTELINFNETELGGFKEVSFEIKGKNVFKKLKYESGVHRVQRIPITESNGRLQTSAATVAVLPEVEETDIKINEKDLRIDVYRSSGAGGQHVNTTDSAVRITHLPTGIVVQCQNERSQHKNKDQAMKVLRARLYELEEFKKQEQRSNDRKQQVGSGDRSERIRTYNFPQNRITDHRVNISLYKLEEIMQGELDPFLDSLAIKFQEQTLKDNPI; encoded by the coding sequence ATGTTTTTAAAAAAATTAAATCCCATCGAAGACAAAATAAAATTACTTGAAGAAAAATTACAAGATGCAAATCTAATAAAAAATCAAAAAGAATATTCAAAAATAGTAAAAGAATACAATTACTTAGAAAAAATTAAAGAAAAAAAGGAAGAATACGAGAACATATTAAACCAAATTGATATGAACCAAAAAATCCTGTTAGAAGAAAAAAATTTAGAAATGAAAGAATTATTAGAACAAGAATTAACTAATCTGGATCTTAAAAAAGATGAAATTGAACACGCAATAAAATTATTAATGTTAAAACAAGATGAAAATGACAGTAAGAATATCATCATTGAAATTAGAGCTGGAACAGGAGGAGAAGAAGCCGCTCTTTTTGCAAATAACCTCTATGAAATGTATATCAAGTATTCTGAAAAGAAAAAATGGAAAACAGAACTTATTAACTTTAATGAAACAGAACTTGGTGGATTTAAGGAAGTAAGCTTTGAAATAAAGGGAAAAAATGTATTTAAAAAATTAAAATATGAAAGCGGAGTGCATAGAGTTCAAAGGATTCCTATAACAGAATCTAATGGAAGACTTCAAACCTCAGCAGCAACCGTTGCTGTACTACCTGAAGTTGAAGAAACTGATATTAAAATCAATGAAAAAGACTTAAGAATAGACGTTTATAGATCTTCTGGTGCTGGTGGTCAACACGTCAATACAACAGACTCTGCTGTTAGAATTACACATTTGCCTACAGGAATCGTAGTACAATGCCAAAATGAAAGAAGTCAGCATAAAAACAAAGATCAAGCTATGAAAGTATTAAGAGCAAGACTTTATGAACTTGAAGAATTTAAAAAACAAGAACAACGCTCAAATGATAGAAAACAACAAGTAGGTTCAGGTGATCGCTCTGAGAGAATTAGAACATACAACTTCCCACAAAACAGAATAACAGATCACAGAGTAAATATTAGCCTTTATAAACTAGAAGAAATTATGCAAGGAGAACTTGATCCTTTTCTAGACTCACTAGCTATAAAATTTCAAGAACAAACTTTAAAGGATAATCCAATATAA
- the prmC gene encoding peptide chain release factor N(5)-glutamine methyltransferase, with protein MTINEAIKNSKKHNLNTLETLLLLEKILKTSKEIILANTNKKLTIQEENKLLCQINNIKSGTPIHHILGTIEFMGIEFNINKYVLIPRADTECLVEEALIQIKKNNLNRILDLCCGSGCIGLTIAHYIKSKVTLTDISIKALKVALQNTQKLKLEKYIKIEHSDLLKCIDKEFDLIITNPPYLTKDELEIKEKLTKEPRLALLGYGKDGLTIIKKIIKQAKYKLVKNGLLIIEMAPWQTKSITKFAIQEGFKYLKPIYDIEKRKRGLVLRIEHDTSL; from the coding sequence ATGACAATCAATGAAGCTATAAAAAATTCAAAAAAACATAACTTAAATACTCTTGAAACTTTGCTACTACTTGAAAAAATTTTAAAAACTTCAAAAGAAATAATTCTTGCAAATACAAATAAAAAGTTAACAATTCAAGAAGAGAATAAATTATTGTGTCAAATAAACAACATAAAATCAGGTACTCCCATACATCATATACTTGGAACAATAGAATTTATGGGAATTGAATTTAATATAAATAAATATGTACTAATTCCTAGAGCAGATACAGAATGCTTAGTAGAAGAAGCCTTAATTCAAATAAAAAAAAATAATTTAAATAGAATACTAGACCTATGTTGCGGTAGTGGGTGCATTGGCTTAACAATTGCACATTATATCAAGTCAAAAGTAACACTAACAGATATTTCTATAAAAGCATTAAAAGTAGCATTACAAAACACACAAAAATTAAAATTAGAAAAATATATCAAAATAGAACACTCAGATCTGTTAAAATGTATAGATAAAGAGTTTGATCTAATAATAACTAATCCTCCTTATTTAACTAAAGATGAATTAGAAATAAAAGAAAAATTAACAAAAGAACCAAGGCTAGCTCTTTTAGGATATGGAAAAGATGGACTTACAATTATAAAGAAAATAATCAAACAAGCAAAATATAAGCTTGTTAAAAATGGACTCTTAATAATAGAAATGGCTCCATGGCAAACAAAATCAATAACAAAGTTTGCAATTCAAGAAGGTTTTAAATATTTAAAACCCATATATGATATCGAAAAAAGAAAGAGAGGATTAGTTCTAAGGATAGAACATGATACAAGTTTATGA